The Henckelia pumila isolate YLH828 chromosome 2, ASM3356847v2, whole genome shotgun sequence genome includes a window with the following:
- the LOC140881267 gene encoding uncharacterized protein isoform X1, translated as MGQSTIRGGRFTYVNDVNGGPPEAIDFHNIFVPNRCRMSHFCTYAVVLAISGFLSLHNPQGTLVAVTFWSFIIAGFLLWVSLRRQIKKAESVIILAAFGVQLETMFRSGRTVRRFVPISKILKPVLVECVTPFSCYWSLSLIVRGEEELLPVFKGLYPPVKMLVPIWKALCVAIANGECNPTLDDTLPSGEIGS; from the exons ATGGGGCAATCTACTATTAGAGGAGGAAGATTCACATATGTAAATGATGTGAACGGAGGCCCACCTGAAGCCATCGATTTTCACAATATTTTTGTTCCCAATAGGTGCAGGATGTCTCATTTCTGCACGTATGCTGTGGTTCTTGCAATTTCAGGCTTTCTTTCTCTCCATAATCCGCAG GGCACATTAGTTGCTGTTACATTTTGGAGTTTCATCATTGCTGGTTTTCTCTTATGGGTGTCATTAAGGAGACAAATCAAGAAAG CAGAGTCTGTTATAATCTTGGCAGCTTTCGGAGTTCAGCTTGAGACTATGTTTAGAAG CGGGAGAACAGTTCGCCGCTTTGTTCCAATCAGCAAGATTTTGAAACCTGTACTAGTTGAATGTGTCACACCGTTCTCTTGTTACTGGAGTTTATCTCTGATTGTACGTGGAGAGGAAGAACTTTTACCGGTGTTCAAG GGATTATATCCTCCCGTCAAAATGTTAGTTCCCATTTGGAAGGCTCTGTGTGTTGCCATTGCTAATGGAGAATGCAACCCGACACTAGATGATACACTGCCGAGTGGAGAAATTGGTAGTTGA
- the LOC140881267 gene encoding uncharacterized protein isoform X2 yields MGQSTIRGGRFTYVNDVNGGPPEAIDFHNIFVPNRCRMSHFCTYAVVLAISGFLSLHNPQGTLVAVTFWSFIIAGFLLWVSLRRQIKKESVIILAAFGVQLETMFRSGRTVRRFVPISKILKPVLVECVTPFSCYWSLSLIVRGEEELLPVFKGLYPPVKMLVPIWKALCVAIANGECNPTLDDTLPSGEIGS; encoded by the exons ATGGGGCAATCTACTATTAGAGGAGGAAGATTCACATATGTAAATGATGTGAACGGAGGCCCACCTGAAGCCATCGATTTTCACAATATTTTTGTTCCCAATAGGTGCAGGATGTCTCATTTCTGCACGTATGCTGTGGTTCTTGCAATTTCAGGCTTTCTTTCTCTCCATAATCCGCAG GGCACATTAGTTGCTGTTACATTTTGGAGTTTCATCATTGCTGGTTTTCTCTTATGGGTGTCATTAAGGAGACAAATCAAGAAAG AGTCTGTTATAATCTTGGCAGCTTTCGGAGTTCAGCTTGAGACTATGTTTAGAAG CGGGAGAACAGTTCGCCGCTTTGTTCCAATCAGCAAGATTTTGAAACCTGTACTAGTTGAATGTGTCACACCGTTCTCTTGTTACTGGAGTTTATCTCTGATTGTACGTGGAGAGGAAGAACTTTTACCGGTGTTCAAG GGATTATATCCTCCCGTCAAAATGTTAGTTCCCATTTGGAAGGCTCTGTGTGTTGCCATTGCTAATGGAGAATGCAACCCGACACTAGATGATACACTGCCGAGTGGAGAAATTGGTAGTTGA